A single uncultured Acetobacterium sp. DNA region contains:
- a CDS encoding DEAD/DEAH box helicase, which yields MTNSNFNQYKLSDELLKAIEKLNFETPTKVQEAVIPIALEQKDILCKAQTGSGKTAAFGIPICELLDWEENKPQALVLTPTRELALQVHEDIFNIGRFKRVKVSALYGKSPIRRQEKELKQKTHVVVGTPGRVMDHIERGTFITDEIKYLVIDEADEMLNMGFIDQVEEIINELPKNRVTMLFSATLENEIQKLSKKYMNDPQVIEIEAEVKRTDAIEQIVYKTGNDDKLDILKDVLVVENPDSCIIFCNTQEMVNAIYNLLGKDNRACEKIHGGMEQDDRTLVMQRFKKGAFRYLIATDVAARGIDVHEISLVINFDVPWEKETYVHRIGRTGRRGTTGKAITLVSSKEGRLFRDIENYTNKEIIEKECPTLAIVHSLKPAFMEKLQEKPEEKRDKAHDLTKEIMKIHINAGKKTKMRPVDIVGTLCNLEGMTAADIGVITILDVSTFVEILNNKGDQVLKELQTRNIKGRPRKVTLAEDKPVTVARKKPIRRFY from the coding sequence ATGACAAACAGTAATTTTAACCAATACAAACTCAGTGATGAGCTGTTAAAAGCCATCGAAAAATTAAATTTTGAGACCCCCACCAAGGTTCAGGAAGCGGTTATTCCGATTGCCCTGGAACAAAAAGACATTCTCTGTAAGGCTCAAACCGGTAGCGGAAAAACCGCCGCCTTTGGGATCCCCATCTGCGAGCTGCTGGATTGGGAAGAAAATAAGCCCCAAGCACTGGTGTTGACACCCACCCGGGAACTGGCGCTGCAGGTTCATGAAGACATTTTTAACATCGGCCGATTCAAGCGGGTGAAGGTGTCGGCACTTTATGGAAAATCACCGATCCGACGACAGGAAAAAGAACTAAAACAGAAAACCCATGTTGTGGTTGGAACGCCTGGTCGAGTCATGGATCATATCGAGCGGGGAACTTTCATTACCGATGAAATTAAATATCTGGTTATCGATGAAGCAGATGAGATGTTAAACATGGGCTTTATCGATCAGGTTGAGGAAATTATCAATGAATTGCCGAAAAATCGGGTGACCATGTTGTTTTCGGCCACGCTGGAAAATGAAATCCAAAAACTGTCAAAAAAATATATGAATGATCCTCAGGTCATTGAGATTGAGGCTGAAGTCAAGCGAACGGATGCCATTGAACAAATTGTTTACAAAACCGGAAATGACGATAAGCTGGATATCTTAAAAGATGTGCTGGTGGTGGAAAATCCCGACAGCTGTATTATTTTCTGCAATACCCAGGAAATGGTGAATGCCATTTATAATCTGCTCGGAAAAGACAATCGGGCCTGTGAAAAGATTCACGGCGGTATGGAGCAGGATGACCGTACCCTGGTAATGCAGCGCTTTAAAAAAGGTGCATTCCGTTATCTCATCGCCACCGATGTGGCGGCTCGAGGCATTGATGTTCATGAAATTTCGCTGGTGATTAACTTTGATGTCCCCTGGGAAAAGGAAACCTATGTCCATCGCATCGGCCGAACCGGCCGTCGGGGAACTACTGGCAAGGCTATTACCCTGGTTTCTTCAAAAGAAGGCCGACTATTCCGCGATATCGAAAACTATACCAATAAAGAAATCATCGAAAAGGAATGTCCCACTCTGGCGATAGTGCATTCTTTAAAACCCGCTTTTATGGAAAAACTTCAGGAAAAACCGGAAGAAAAGCGGGACAAGGCCCATGATCTGACGAAAGAGATTATGAAGATCCACATCAATGCCGGTAAAAAAACCAAGATGCGGCCGGTGGATATTGTCGGTACCCTGTGTAATTTGGAAGGTATGACCGCCGCAGATATTGGGGTGATCACAATCCTGGATGTGTCTACTTTTGTGGAGATTTTAAATAATAAGGGTGACCAGGTTTTAAAAGAACTCCAAACCCGAAACATCAAAGGACGTCCCCGAAAAGTGACATTAGCTGAGGACAAACCAGTAACGGTTGCCCGCAAGAAACCAATTCGGCGATTTTACTAA
- the pstB gene encoding phosphate ABC transporter ATP-binding protein PstB, whose translation MDKKIKFNTKNLDLFYGDFQALKSINMEIGEKEVTAFIGPSGCGKSTFLRCLNRMNDLIDGVTIKGEILFDEKDINGDIDVINLRTRVGMVFQKPNPFPMSIYENIAYGPKCQGMKDKTQLDTLVKESLVKAALWEEVKDRLNKSALGLSGGQQQRLCIARTIAMNPEVILMDEPTSALDPIATAKIEDLMSSLKKDFTIIIVTHSMQQAGRISDKTAFFLMGEVIEFNETPIIFTNPNDKRTEDYITGRFG comes from the coding sequence ATGGACAAAAAAATTAAGTTTAATACCAAAAATCTGGATTTGTTTTACGGCGACTTTCAAGCCCTTAAATCAATCAATATGGAAATTGGTGAAAAGGAGGTTACTGCTTTTATCGGACCATCCGGTTGCGGTAAATCAACCTTCTTACGCTGCCTGAACCGGATGAATGATCTCATTGATGGGGTTACGATCAAAGGTGAAATCCTCTTTGATGAAAAAGACATCAACGGTGATATTGATGTCATCAATCTGCGAACTCGGGTAGGGATGGTTTTTCAAAAACCAAATCCCTTTCCCATGAGTATTTATGAAAACATTGCCTATGGTCCCAAATGCCAGGGAATGAAAGACAAAACCCAACTGGATACCCTTGTCAAAGAGAGTCTGGTAAAAGCGGCACTTTGGGAAGAAGTCAAGGACCGCTTGAATAAATCGGCATTAGGATTATCCGGTGGTCAACAGCAACGACTTTGTATCGCCCGGACCATTGCCATGAATCCGGAAGTTATTCTGATGGATGAACCAACCTCAGCGCTGGACCCCATTGCGACGGCGAAAATTGAGGATTTGATGTCAAGTTTAAAAAAGGACTTTACCATCATTATTGTGACTCATTCCATGCAGCAAGCGGGGCGAATTTCTGATAAAACGGCTTTCTTTCTGATGGGAGAGGTGATTGAATTTAACGAAACACCCATTATTTTCACAAATCCCAATGACAAACGGACAGAGGATTACATTACGGGACGTTTTGGTTGA
- the phoU gene encoding phosphate signaling complex protein PhoU: MRVEFNEELRMIKDEILLMSALTEKMLSDSVLALKSKDNELAKEVIERDDLVDAKEIELQLIVSKVIATQGPVATDLRRLAATYKIITNLERIADLAVNISKRVLELSDVVYMKRLVDIPRACELAQKLLKLAIQAFVHEDISRLREVVDLEDEIDALNIQIHHDCLAYMIDNTKNIHQGSVFIFVGSYLERIGDHATNIFETVFYIVTGDYIDFNDLDEEIISQTLALQKKIDSI; encoded by the coding sequence ATGCGAGTAGAGTTTAACGAAGAATTAAGAATGATCAAAGACGAGATCTTGCTGATGTCAGCATTGACCGAGAAAATGTTGTCTGACTCTGTTTTAGCGCTGAAAAGCAAAGATAATGAGTTGGCAAAAGAAGTGATTGAACGGGATGATTTGGTGGATGCCAAAGAAATTGAACTTCAGCTGATTGTAAGTAAGGTGATTGCAACACAGGGACCGGTTGCTACCGATTTGCGACGATTGGCAGCGACTTATAAAATTATCACTAATCTAGAACGAATTGCCGATTTAGCAGTGAATATTTCAAAACGGGTGTTGGAATTGTCAGATGTGGTCTATATGAAACGACTGGTTGATATTCCCCGGGCTTGCGAATTGGCTCAAAAATTGCTAAAGCTGGCGATTCAGGCCTTTGTTCACGAAGATATCAGTCGACTACGAGAAGTTGTTGATCTAGAGGATGAGATTGACGCCCTGAATATACAAATTCACCATGACTGTCTGGCGTACATGATCGATAATACTAAAAATATCCATCAGGGATCCGTTTTCATTTTTGTGGGCAGTTATCTGGAACGGATCGGCGATCATGCCACCAATATTTTTGAAACAGTTTTCTACATTGTTACCGGCGATTATATTGATTTCAATGATCTGGATGAAGAAATAATCAGTCAAACACTGGCGCTACAGAAGAAGATCGATAGTATTTAA
- a CDS encoding GNAT family N-acetyltransferase, which produces METIHESKNKFYMGANEEEPIGLLNYHIENDVFIIEHVYVTKELRGQELGVKLVEKAAVFARENRLSIISYCSYAEKVLTENPVYHDVFFVCND; this is translated from the coding sequence ATGGAAACCATTCATGAAAGTAAAAATAAATTCTATATGGGGGCCAATGAAGAGGAACCGATTGGTTTATTAAATTATCATATTGAAAATGATGTGTTTATTATTGAGCATGTCTATGTGACCAAAGAACTCAGAGGGCAGGAACTTGGCGTCAAGCTGGTGGAAAAGGCAGCGGTATTCGCCAGAGAAAACCGCTTGAGCATTATATCTTATTGCTCCTACGCTGAAAAGGTGTTAACAGAAAATCCAGTTTATCACGATGTTTTTTTTGTCTGTAACGACTAA
- the pstC gene encoding phosphate ABC transporter permease subunit PstC produces MEAIKRKKRKEKIVEIIFLICASVAVLSVLAITFFVFYNGLAPFVTNSYPLWNFLSGVEWRPDSNLYGIFYMIVGSVFATFGAILIGVPIAILTAVFISEMASSRIGKAIRFAVELLAGIPSVLYGIFGLGIIVPYVLKISPFAQGESLLATVFVLAIMILPTVVSIAETSIAAVPKEYREGSYALGASKVQTIFRVVLPAGRSGIMTGVILGIGRAIGETMAVMLVCGNPIAGIPTSIFSQIRPLTTNIALEMGYASGVHQQLLYSTGVILFIFIMIINFTVNKLVKQKVGS; encoded by the coding sequence TTGGAAGCGATAAAACGTAAAAAAAGAAAAGAAAAAATAGTCGAAATCATTTTTCTCATCTGTGCTTCGGTAGCCGTTTTAAGTGTTTTAGCCATCACATTTTTTGTTTTTTATAATGGGCTGGCACCATTTGTAACAAATAGCTATCCACTCTGGAATTTTTTGAGCGGCGTCGAATGGCGGCCGGATTCAAATTTATATGGAATTTTCTACATGATCGTTGGTTCGGTTTTTGCAACCTTCGGAGCTATTTTGATTGGCGTCCCCATTGCCATTCTGACGGCCGTGTTTATTTCAGAAATGGCAAGTTCACGAATCGGCAAAGCAATTCGCTTTGCGGTTGAGTTATTGGCAGGAATTCCTTCCGTTTTATATGGTATTTTTGGATTGGGAATCATTGTTCCATACGTGTTAAAAATATCACCCTTTGCTCAAGGCGAGTCACTATTGGCAACGGTTTTTGTTTTGGCAATTATGATTTTACCAACCGTCGTCAGTATTGCCGAAACATCCATTGCGGCTGTTCCCAAAGAATATCGTGAGGGATCGTATGCATTGGGGGCATCTAAAGTTCAAACGATATTTAGAGTAGTCTTGCCAGCTGGCCGGTCTGGAATTATGACTGGCGTCATCCTGGGAATTGGCCGGGCAATTGGTGAAACCATGGCGGTTATGCTTGTTTGTGGAAATCCAATTGCGGGGATCCCAACCAGTATCTTTTCGCAAATTCGACCACTGACAACCAATATCGCACTTGAAATGGGTTATGCTTCAGGTGTTCACCAACAACTTCTCTATTCAACCGGCGTAATTTTGTTTATTTTTATTATGATTATCAATTTTACGGTGAATAAATTGGTCAAGCAAAAGGTAGGCAGTTAA
- a CDS encoding NUDIX hydrolase yields the protein MNYLTAISQFKPGSKQEQCDQQTILNFIKNYPENVLLRENKIAHLTSSSLILNDSKDKLLMIYHNIYDSWSWTGGHADGETDLRQVAIKEAKEETGLKKVTIYNQKIVSLDILPVLGHIKNNQPVSAHLHLSVAYLLQASERESLTIKPDENSGVKWIPIRELPDYVSEPHMQVVYDKILLRLNANKT from the coding sequence ATGAATTACTTAACGGCTATTTCACAATTCAAGCCGGGATCTAAGCAGGAGCAGTGCGATCAACAAACCATCCTAAACTTTATTAAAAATTATCCCGAGAATGTCTTGCTGCGGGAAAATAAAATCGCCCATTTGACAAGTTCATCCTTGATTTTGAATGACTCAAAGGATAAACTGTTAATGATTTACCATAATATCTACGATTCCTGGTCCTGGACTGGTGGTCATGCCGACGGAGAAACGGATTTGCGTCAAGTAGCAATTAAAGAAGCCAAGGAAGAAACCGGGCTAAAAAAAGTGACCATTTATAATCAGAAAATTGTGTCATTGGATATTTTACCGGTTTTGGGTCATATTAAAAATAACCAGCCGGTTTCCGCCCATTTACATTTATCTGTGGCCTATCTGTTGCAGGCATCGGAGCGTGAATCCCTCACCATTAAGCCAGACGAAAACAGCGGTGTCAAATGGATTCCCATCAGGGAATTGCCAGACTATGTCAGTGAACCCCATATGCAGGTGGTTTATGATAAAATACTATTAAGACTAAATGCAAATAAAACTTAA
- a CDS encoding diguanylate cyclase, producing MNTDTIQRILIVSKAVEKIENLVDRLSVKYTVLFAIDEKTTLELSDLEKPDLILIDLQLPEMKDYSICKQLKMKEQTQHIPVMLFSERNEVDIQVKSLVSGAADYLVLPFNDDVVLAKIDNQLARYCVIKNFENEIKDKQRINKKILENEARLLKIVDILQHPSETIQEFLDYALKQAIELTNSKIGYIYHYNEEYKEFILNTWSEEVMQACKIEKMQTTYKLDKTGIWGEAVRQRRPIVVNDFEAKNPLKKGCPEGHVQLTKFLTVPIFKNEEIVSVVGLANKETDYDETDILKITLLMEAVWTVTESKKAEEALRASEEKLQTIIETSPDGIAISTMDGMVEFVTAQTVSMWGYDSADELIGRNIMEFVHESYHEKAIYFITEMINGHLTGAAEYLMVRKDGSQFYCETNANILRDKDKNAIGVLHIERDITERKELENELKDLAIKDQLTGLYNRRKIDEVLMKEKQQVGLSKQNLAIIMADIDMFKLVNDQHGHLVGDTVLIAVTKILSQGVRKTDIVGRWGGEEFMIVCPDTDLVGATVLAEKLREMVDTHDFEVVGKKTCSFGVAQLRKEETIDELLLRSDLALYRAKERGRNRVETEIRKDRPIKRMNSLQKKTRG from the coding sequence ATGAATACGGACACAATTCAGCGCATTCTGATAGTCAGCAAGGCAGTCGAAAAGATTGAAAATTTAGTTGATCGTTTAAGCGTGAAATATACGGTGCTTTTTGCTATTGATGAAAAAACGACGCTTGAACTATCTGATTTGGAAAAGCCTGATTTAATTCTCATTGATCTTCAGCTGCCAGAAATGAAAGACTACTCCATTTGTAAACAACTCAAGATGAAAGAACAAACTCAGCATATCCCAGTGATGCTTTTTTCAGAGCGAAACGAAGTTGACATACAAGTGAAAAGTCTGGTTTCCGGTGCGGCTGATTATTTAGTGCTGCCATTTAATGACGATGTTGTGCTGGCTAAGATCGATAATCAGTTAGCGAGATATTGTGTAATTAAAAATTTCGAAAATGAAATAAAAGATAAGCAACGCATTAATAAAAAAATTCTTGAAAATGAAGCCCGGTTATTGAAAATAGTTGATATTCTGCAGCACCCTTCGGAAACCATTCAAGAATTCCTGGACTACGCCCTTAAGCAAGCCATTGAATTAACGAACAGCAAAATCGGCTATATTTATCATTACAATGAAGAATATAAAGAATTTATTCTTAACACCTGGTCTGAAGAAGTCATGCAAGCGTGTAAAATAGAAAAGATGCAAACAACCTATAAATTGGATAAAACTGGAATCTGGGGTGAAGCAGTTCGACAACGTCGACCGATTGTGGTGAATGATTTTGAGGCGAAGAATCCGTTGAAAAAGGGTTGCCCGGAAGGGCATGTTCAACTGACCAAATTCTTAACCGTTCCCATTTTCAAAAATGAAGAAATTGTTAGCGTAGTCGGGTTGGCCAATAAAGAAACAGATTATGATGAAACAGATATTCTTAAGATTACACTTTTGATGGAAGCGGTCTGGACCGTAACAGAGAGCAAAAAAGCAGAAGAAGCGCTTCGGGCAAGTGAAGAAAAACTGCAAACCATTATTGAAACATCACCGGATGGGATTGCCATTTCAACGATGGACGGAATGGTCGAATTTGTTACGGCACAAACTGTTTCAATGTGGGGATATGATTCTGCGGATGAGCTGATTGGCAGGAATATTATGGAGTTTGTGCATGAAAGCTATCATGAAAAGGCGATCTATTTCATTACTGAAATGATCAATGGCCATTTAACCGGAGCAGCAGAATATTTGATGGTACGAAAAGATGGCAGTCAATTTTATTGTGAAACCAATGCCAATATCCTCCGGGATAAAGATAAAAACGCAATCGGGGTTCTTCATATTGAACGCGATATTACTGAGCGTAAAGAATTGGAAAATGAATTAAAGGATTTGGCCATTAAAGATCAACTTACCGGACTTTATAATCGTCGCAAAATTGATGAGGTTCTCATGAAAGAGAAGCAGCAGGTTGGTCTAAGTAAACAAAATCTTGCTATTATTATGGCGGACATTGATATGTTCAAATTGGTTAACGATCAACATGGACATCTTGTCGGGGATACGGTATTAATTGCGGTCACAAAAATTTTAAGTCAGGGTGTCCGAAAAACCGATATTGTCGGACGCTGGGGTGGCGAAGAATTTATGATTGTTTGTCCGGATACTGATCTGGTAGGGGCAACAGTACTGGCAGAAAAACTAAGGGAAATGGTAGACACTCATGATTTTGAAGTTGTCGGGAAGAAGACGTGTTCATTTGGTGTTGCTCAGTTGCGAAAAGAAGAAACCATTGACGAATTATTGCTTCGGTCCGATCTGGCTTTATATCGGGCGAAAGAACGGGGCAGAAATCGTGTGGAAACAGAGATCCGCAAAGATAGACCAATCAAACGAATGAATTCTTTACAAAAGAAAACAAGGGGTTAA
- a CDS encoding phosphate ABC transporter substrate-binding protein — protein MSKSFKNVLVALLVGATVMTFAGCSSSGSTKTAAKVSGEINGGGSTSVQKIIDAAGSEFTALNPDVKFTYSGTGSSDGIKGATAGTYSFGCSSRDLKAEEKGNLTELVFAYDGIALIVNPANKVTNLTKAQLTSIFTGAVTNWSEVGGADAPIVVVSREDGSGTRTAIEELLGFSGKLKADATVKEGNGNVQTTIAGNANAIGYVSLTFVDKTVTAVNVDGVKASVDNVLNKTYPLSRPFLAIYDKTKADESTLAFLDFLMSADGQKIVTDEGGITVTK, from the coding sequence ATGTCTAAAAGTTTTAAAAATGTATTAGTAGCACTGCTGGTTGGTGCGACTGTGATGACCTTCGCAGGATGTAGTTCATCAGGATCGACAAAGACGGCAGCTAAGGTTTCAGGTGAGATCAATGGTGGTGGATCAACATCGGTTCAAAAGATTATCGATGCAGCCGGTTCAGAGTTTACGGCCTTAAACCCAGATGTTAAATTTACCTACAGTGGTACTGGCTCTTCAGATGGTATCAAAGGAGCTACTGCAGGCACCTATTCATTTGGTTGTTCATCCAGAGATCTAAAAGCCGAAGAAAAAGGAAATTTAACAGAACTTGTCTTTGCATATGATGGCATCGCGTTAATTGTTAACCCCGCAAACAAAGTGACCAATCTTACCAAAGCGCAATTAACATCAATTTTTACTGGTGCAGTTACCAATTGGAGTGAAGTTGGCGGAGCAGATGCACCGATTGTCGTTGTTTCTCGTGAAGATGGTTCAGGTACCAGAACTGCCATTGAAGAACTACTCGGATTCAGCGGAAAATTAAAGGCTGATGCGACTGTTAAAGAAGGTAACGGAAATGTTCAGACAACCATCGCAGGAAATGCCAATGCAATTGGTTATGTTTCATTGACCTTTGTTGATAAAACAGTAACAGCAGTTAATGTGGATGGTGTTAAAGCGAGTGTTGACAATGTTTTAAATAAGACCTACCCGTTATCAAGACCGTTCCTGGCTATTTATGACAAAACCAAAGCTGACGAATCAACCTTGGCTTTCCTTGACTTCCTGATGAGTGCTGACGGTCAAAAAATTGTAACCGATGAAGGCGGAATCACAGTAACGAAGTAA
- a CDS encoding HD domain-containing protein yields MSIPKAIEFSAKAHTGHFRKGSQLPYITHPFEVAKILGEAVDPEQNEALICAGLLHDTVEDTDTSLETIRKEFGDAVADLVASDSENKLLPWEKRKQNTIDFLKNEATRDMQLLACADKLANLRSVKADYAKIGDDVWDIFVRGKEKQAWYYKGVLDALKPLNDLPMYREFEALVREIFD; encoded by the coding sequence ATGTCAATTCCCAAAGCCATTGAATTTTCAGCCAAAGCCCATACCGGACATTTCAGAAAGGGATCGCAGCTGCCCTACATTACGCACCCCTTTGAGGTCGCAAAAATTCTGGGAGAAGCCGTCGATCCGGAGCAAAACGAAGCCCTTATCTGTGCGGGTCTCCTTCACGATACCGTAGAAGATACGGACACCAGTCTGGAAACCATTCGTAAAGAATTCGGCGATGCGGTGGCTGATCTGGTTGCTTCCGATTCCGAAAATAAACTGTTACCCTGGGAAAAGCGTAAACAGAACACGATCGATTTTCTCAAGAACGAAGCAACCCGGGACATGCAGCTGTTGGCTTGCGCTGATAAGCTGGCAAACCTGAGAAGTGTGAAAGCAGATTACGCCAAAATCGGCGATGATGTCTGGGATATTTTTGTCAGAGGCAAAGAAAAACAAGCCTGGTATTACAAAGGTGTTCTGGATGCCCTGAAACCGCTAAATGACTTGCCGATGTATCGGGAATTTGAGGCTTTAGTCCGGGAGATTTTCGACTAA